A DNA window from Arachis hypogaea cultivar Tifrunner chromosome 18, arahy.Tifrunner.gnm2.J5K5, whole genome shotgun sequence contains the following coding sequences:
- the LOC112772751 gene encoding uncharacterized protein: protein MMESAETGACLWMVTNDYIFGIRVEKLEKLGKNEDRDWKSHLEQAPFDFCLNLPESSMLDYFIFDSKFFLVGGSKIYQISYVGGNTLGTSEAVETGALPPLPTEDFIFLANIKDDVYLLEHGAVPPSGRKTGLWVLCPNPRPPSWHSAPAPPTEVNSDDYSLPVGFVLNDKFFLHPLSAPGIAYLYDPQLKAWIKLERTFFVPGYDLFVRVRSLGDVGDGSVVLTWKVKGLPRGVKYDIQALLVDNKDYCILRHQGLDELCEAIQPSFFDDFSSELNLVDLGNSKVCVTISGLAEGIPSFCILVVELGLVQEEQRFLSVRVLVNRVFDTRPYFLVDRVQVLYTSFLFSLRKGMPRKHPYSQDCISPRKEPKLAGGTNPSNPTTVFEQE from the exons ATGATGGAGTCGGCGGAAACAGGAGCATGCCTGTGGATGGTGACAAACGACTACATCTTTGGCATCCGCGTTGAGAAGTTAGAAAAATTGGGGAAGAATGAGGATAGGGATTGGAAATCCCATCTTGAGCAGGCTCCGTTTGATTTCTGTTTGAATCTTCCAGAGTCCAGCATGTTGGATTACTTTATCTTCGACTCGAAATTTTTCTTAGTCGGTGGCAGCAAGATCTACCAAATCTCCTATGTCGGCGGCAACACGTTGGGCACATCTGAGGCAGTAGAGACGGGCGCACTCCCTCCGCTACCGACCGAAGACTTCATTTTCCTTGCAAACATTAAAGATGACGTTTACTTGTTGGAGCATGGTGCGGTACCACCGTCAGGAAGAAAGACGGGGTTATGGGTTTTATGTCCCAATCCCCGTCCCCCGAGCTGGCATTCCGCGCCCGCTCCTCCAACCGAAGTCAACTCTGATGATTATAGTTTGCCTGTTGGTTTTGTGCTAAATGATAAATTCTTTTTGCATCCCCTGTCCGCACCAGGAATTGCATATCTCTACGATCCCCAACTTAAAGCATGGATTAAACTGGAGCGCACATTTTTTGTTCCTGGTTATGATCTTTTCGTGCGTGTGCGGTCCCTTGGGGATGTAGGCGATGGCAGTGTGGTGCTGACATGGAAAGTGAAGGGTCTTCCACGTGGTGTGAAATATGACATACAGGCTTTGCTGGTGGATAATAAAGATTATTGCATTCTTCGCCATCAAGGCCTTGATGAGTTGTGTGAGGCGATCCAACCATCCTTCTTTGATGATTTTTCCTCCGAGCTCAACTTGGTTGACCTTGGCAACAGCAAAGTATGTGTTACCATCTCTGGTCTCGCAGAAGGCATTCCATCCTTTTGCATTTTAGTAGTTGAATTAGGGTTGGTACAAGAGGAGCAAAGGTTCTTATCTGTGCGTGTACTCGTGAATCGAGTCTTCGATACGAGGCCTTATTTCTTAGTTGACCGCGTTCAAGTGCTCTACACCTCCTTTCTTTTCTCCCTCAGAAAGGGTATGCCTCGCAAACATCCATATTCCCAAG ATTGCATCTCTCCAAGGAAAGAGCCCAAGCTAGCTGGTGGGACGAATCCAAGCAACCCAACAACAGTATTCGAACAAGAATGA